Proteins co-encoded in one Rattus rattus isolate New Zealand chromosome 5, Rrattus_CSIRO_v1, whole genome shotgun sequence genomic window:
- the Stk35 gene encoding serine/threonine-protein kinase 35 isoform X2 — METGKENGARRGTKSPERKRRSPVQRVLCEKLRPVAQAKDPAMAEVPGEAFLARRRPDGGGGDVPARPRYSLLAEIGRGSYGVVYEAVAGRSGAKVAVKKIRCDAPENVELALAEFWALTSLKRRHQNIVQFEECVLQRNGLAQRMSHGNKNSQLYLRLVETSLKGERILGYAEEPCYLWFVMEYCEGGDLNQYVLSRRPDPATNKSFMLQLTSAIAFLHKNHIVHRDLKPDNILITERSGTPILKVADFGLSKVCAGLAPRGKEGNQDNKDVNVNKYWLSSACGSDFYMAPEVWEGHYTAKADIFALGIIIWAMIERITFIDSETKKELLGTYIKQGTEIVPVGEALLENPKMELHIPQKRRTSMSEGVKQLLKDMLAANPQDRPDAFELETRMDQVTCAA; from the exons ATGGAAACGGGGAAAGAGAACGGAGCCCGCAGAGGGACAAAAAGCCCGGAGCGGAAAAGGCGAAGCCCAGTGCAGCGGGTACTCTGCGAGAAGCTGAGGCCGGTGGCCCAGGCCAAGGATCCGGCTATGGCCGAGGTCCCGGGCGAGGCCTTCCTGGCCCGGCGGCGGCCGGATGGCGGCGGCGGGGATGTTCCTGCACGGCCGCGCTACAGCCTGTTGGCGGAGATCGGGCGCGGCAGCTACGGCGTGGTTTATGAGGCTGTGGCTGGGCGCAGTGGGGCCAAGGTGGCAGTCAAGAAGATCCGCTGCGACGCTCCTGAGAACGTGGAGTTGGCACTAGCTGAATTTTGGGCCCTAACAAGCCTCAAGCGGCGTCACCAGAATATCGTGCAGTTTGAGGAGTGTGTCCTACAGCGCAATGGGTTAGCCCAGCGTATGAGTCATGGCAACAAGAACTCACAGCTTTACCTGCGCCTGGTGGAGACCTCGCTCAAAG GAGAAAGGATCCTGGGCTATGCTGAGGAGCCCTGCTATCTCTGGTTTGTCATGGAGTACTGTGAAGGTGGAGACCTCAATCAGTATGTCCTGTCCCGGAGACCTGACCCAGCCACCAACAAAAGTTTCATGCTACAGCTTACAAGCGCCATTGCCTTCCTGCACAAAAACCACATCGTGCACAGGGACCTAAAGCCAGACAACATCCTGATCACAGAGCGGTCTGGCACCCCCATCCTCAAGGTGGCAGACTTTGGACTGAGCAAGGTCTGTGCAGGACTGGCACCTCGAGGCAAAGAGGGCAATCAAGATAACAAAGATGTGAATGTGAATAAGTACTGGCTGTCCTCAGCATGTGGCTCAGACTTCTACATGGCTCCCGAAGTCTGGGAGGGACACTACACAGCCAAGGCGGACATCTTTGCTCTGGGCATTATCATCTGGGCAATGATAGAAAGAATTACTTTTATTGACTCTGAAACCAAGAAGGAGCTCCTGGGGACCTACATTAAACAAGGGACTGAGATCGTCCCTGTTGGTGAGGCGCTGCTAGAAAACCCAAAGATGGAGTTGCATATCCCCCAGAAACGTAGGACTTCCATGTCTGAGGGGGTCAAGCAGCTCTTGAAAGACATGTTAGCTGCTAACCCACAGGACCGACCTGATGCTTTTGAACTTGAAACCCGAATGGACCAGGTCACATGTGCTGCTTAA
- the Stk35 gene encoding serine/threonine-protein kinase 35 isoform X3: MQVKSGKALAERTRLAKALSTNRGILARSFCWLGVLASDWFRAVAAAGSTSAVERRRSSSLASWGMGHQESPLTKAAAGGAAYIKRLRKVLSWRELEDSHGNLEAEASPGSAAVISGVAPRPATRPTRLPASRPTRLCRQLRLGTDHPPARAPRGNRSARKRNSAGQITIQGTAPPHLRARRRDEAGGARAAPLLLPPPPAAMETGKENGARRGTKSPERKRRSPVQRVLCEKLRPVAQAKDPAMAEVPGEAFLARRRPDGGGGDVPARPRYSLLAEIGRGSYGVVYEAVAGRSGAKVAVKKIRCDAPENVELALAEFWALTSLKRRHQNIVQFEECVLQRNGLAQRMSHGNKNSQLYLRLVETSLKGRSFGTHSLIVSRTGWQRVQVVVIS; encoded by the exons ATGCAGGTCAAGTCCGGAAAGGCGTTAGCGGAGCGCACACGACTGGCGAAGGCCCTCAGTACAAATCGCGGGATTTTGGCGCGCTCTTTTTGTTGGCTGGGTGTTCTCGCCAGTGATTGGTTCCGGGCTGTCGCGGCTGCTGGGTCTACCTCGGCTGTAGAAAGGCGGCGCAGCTCTTCGCTGGCCTCCTGGGGGATGGGCCACCAGGAATCTCCACTGACCAAAGCAGCGGCGGGAGGTGCAGCTTACATAAAGAGGTTACGTAAAGTGCTCAGCTGGCGCGAACTCGAGGACAGCCACGGGAACCTGGAAGCCGAGGCCTCCCCCGGGAGCGCTGCTGTCATCTCAGGAGTAGCGCCGCGACCTGCTACACGTCCAACCAGGCTCCCCGCCTCGCGCCCTACTCGGCTCTGCAGACAACTCCGGCTCGGAACGGATCATCCTCCGGCGCGGGCTCCAAGGGGGAACCGGTCCGCCCGGAAGAGGAACAGCGCCGGCCAG ATCACAATCCAAGGTACCGCTCCTCCGCATCTCCGGGCTAGACGGAGGGATGAGGCAGGGGGGGCCCGGGCGGCGCCGTTgctgctccccccgccccccgcagcCATGGAAACGGGGAAAGAGAACGGAGCCCGCAGAGGGACAAAAAGCCCGGAGCGGAAAAGGCGAAGCCCAGTGCAGCGGGTACTCTGCGAGAAGCTGAGGCCGGTGGCCCAGGCCAAGGATCCGGCTATGGCCGAGGTCCCGGGCGAGGCCTTCCTGGCCCGGCGGCGGCCGGATGGCGGCGGCGGGGATGTTCCTGCACGGCCGCGCTACAGCCTGTTGGCGGAGATCGGGCGCGGCAGCTACGGCGTGGTTTATGAGGCTGTGGCTGGGCGCAGTGGGGCCAAGGTGGCAGTCAAGAAGATCCGCTGCGACGCTCCTGAGAACGTGGAGTTGGCACTAGCTGAATTTTGGGCCCTAACAAGCCTCAAGCGGCGTCACCAGAATATCGTGCAGTTTGAGGAGTGTGTCCTACAGCGCAATGGGTTAGCCCAGCGTATGAGTCATGGCAACAAGAACTCACAGCTTTACCTGCGCCTGGTGGAGACCTCGCTCAAAG
- the Stk35 gene encoding serine/threonine-protein kinase 35 isoform X1 produces the protein MQVKSGKALAERTRLAKALSTNRGILARSFCWLGVLASDWFRAVAAAGSTSAVERRRSSSLASWGMGHQESPLTKAAAGGAAYIKRLRKVLSWRELEDSHGNLEAEASPGSAAVISGVAPRPATRPTRLPASRPTRLCRQLRLGTDHPPARAPRGNRSARKRNSAGQITIQGTAPPHLRARRRDEAGGARAAPLLLPPPPAAMETGKENGARRGTKSPERKRRSPVQRVLCEKLRPVAQAKDPAMAEVPGEAFLARRRPDGGGGDVPARPRYSLLAEIGRGSYGVVYEAVAGRSGAKVAVKKIRCDAPENVELALAEFWALTSLKRRHQNIVQFEECVLQRNGLAQRMSHGNKNSQLYLRLVETSLKGERILGYAEEPCYLWFVMEYCEGGDLNQYVLSRRPDPATNKSFMLQLTSAIAFLHKNHIVHRDLKPDNILITERSGTPILKVADFGLSKVCAGLAPRGKEGNQDNKDVNVNKYWLSSACGSDFYMAPEVWEGHYTAKADIFALGIIIWAMIERITFIDSETKKELLGTYIKQGTEIVPVGEALLENPKMELHIPQKRRTSMSEGVKQLLKDMLAANPQDRPDAFELETRMDQVTCAA, from the exons ATGCAGGTCAAGTCCGGAAAGGCGTTAGCGGAGCGCACACGACTGGCGAAGGCCCTCAGTACAAATCGCGGGATTTTGGCGCGCTCTTTTTGTTGGCTGGGTGTTCTCGCCAGTGATTGGTTCCGGGCTGTCGCGGCTGCTGGGTCTACCTCGGCTGTAGAAAGGCGGCGCAGCTCTTCGCTGGCCTCCTGGGGGATGGGCCACCAGGAATCTCCACTGACCAAAGCAGCGGCGGGAGGTGCAGCTTACATAAAGAGGTTACGTAAAGTGCTCAGCTGGCGCGAACTCGAGGACAGCCACGGGAACCTGGAAGCCGAGGCCTCCCCCGGGAGCGCTGCTGTCATCTCAGGAGTAGCGCCGCGACCTGCTACACGTCCAACCAGGCTCCCCGCCTCGCGCCCTACTCGGCTCTGCAGACAACTCCGGCTCGGAACGGATCATCCTCCGGCGCGGGCTCCAAGGGGGAACCGGTCCGCCCGGAAGAGGAACAGCGCCGGCCAG ATCACAATCCAAGGTACCGCTCCTCCGCATCTCCGGGCTAGACGGAGGGATGAGGCAGGGGGGGCCCGGGCGGCGCCGTTgctgctccccccgccccccgcagcCATGGAAACGGGGAAAGAGAACGGAGCCCGCAGAGGGACAAAAAGCCCGGAGCGGAAAAGGCGAAGCCCAGTGCAGCGGGTACTCTGCGAGAAGCTGAGGCCGGTGGCCCAGGCCAAGGATCCGGCTATGGCCGAGGTCCCGGGCGAGGCCTTCCTGGCCCGGCGGCGGCCGGATGGCGGCGGCGGGGATGTTCCTGCACGGCCGCGCTACAGCCTGTTGGCGGAGATCGGGCGCGGCAGCTACGGCGTGGTTTATGAGGCTGTGGCTGGGCGCAGTGGGGCCAAGGTGGCAGTCAAGAAGATCCGCTGCGACGCTCCTGAGAACGTGGAGTTGGCACTAGCTGAATTTTGGGCCCTAACAAGCCTCAAGCGGCGTCACCAGAATATCGTGCAGTTTGAGGAGTGTGTCCTACAGCGCAATGGGTTAGCCCAGCGTATGAGTCATGGCAACAAGAACTCACAGCTTTACCTGCGCCTGGTGGAGACCTCGCTCAAAG GAGAAAGGATCCTGGGCTATGCTGAGGAGCCCTGCTATCTCTGGTTTGTCATGGAGTACTGTGAAGGTGGAGACCTCAATCAGTATGTCCTGTCCCGGAGACCTGACCCAGCCACCAACAAAAGTTTCATGCTACAGCTTACAAGCGCCATTGCCTTCCTGCACAAAAACCACATCGTGCACAGGGACCTAAAGCCAGACAACATCCTGATCACAGAGCGGTCTGGCACCCCCATCCTCAAGGTGGCAGACTTTGGACTGAGCAAGGTCTGTGCAGGACTGGCACCTCGAGGCAAAGAGGGCAATCAAGATAACAAAGATGTGAATGTGAATAAGTACTGGCTGTCCTCAGCATGTGGCTCAGACTTCTACATGGCTCCCGAAGTCTGGGAGGGACACTACACAGCCAAGGCGGACATCTTTGCTCTGGGCATTATCATCTGGGCAATGATAGAAAGAATTACTTTTATTGACTCTGAAACCAAGAAGGAGCTCCTGGGGACCTACATTAAACAAGGGACTGAGATCGTCCCTGTTGGTGAGGCGCTGCTAGAAAACCCAAAGATGGAGTTGCATATCCCCCAGAAACGTAGGACTTCCATGTCTGAGGGGGTCAAGCAGCTCTTGAAAGACATGTTAGCTGCTAACCCACAGGACCGACCTGATGCTTTTGAACTTGAAACCCGAATGGACCAGGTCACATGTGCTGCTTAA